Proteins from one Chitinophaga oryzae genomic window:
- a CDS encoding phosphatase PAP2 family protein, with amino-acid sequence MLESILKQDLRLFLHINGQWYNAVLDVVLPFVREPYVWAPLYLFLALFVTINYGWKGFFWILFFLLCFALADQSSLYIKQAFGRVRPCRDPIVSHYARVLVVYCPMSGSFTSNHAANHFALATFCFLTLKSAFGRYALLFFLWAAVIGYAQVYVGVHYPLDVVGGGLLGTLIGLLSGSFFQRRIRLEPEHTS; translated from the coding sequence ATGCTTGAAAGTATCCTGAAACAGGACCTTCGTTTATTCCTGCATATCAACGGGCAATGGTATAATGCTGTACTGGACGTGGTCCTGCCCTTTGTGCGGGAACCGTATGTATGGGCGCCGCTGTACCTGTTCCTGGCGCTGTTTGTCACCATTAACTACGGCTGGAAAGGATTTTTCTGGATCCTGTTTTTCCTGCTGTGTTTTGCGCTGGCAGACCAGAGCAGCCTGTATATCAAACAGGCCTTCGGCCGGGTCCGGCCCTGCCGCGATCCTATCGTATCGCACTACGCGCGGGTACTGGTCGTGTATTGCCCCATGAGCGGCAGCTTTACCTCTAACCATGCCGCGAACCATTTTGCGTTGGCGACGTTTTGTTTCTTAACTTTAAAATCAGCATTTGGCCGGTACGCCCTGTTATTTTTCCTGTGGGCGGCTGTTATCGGCTACGCACAGGTATATGTGGGCGTACACTATCCGCTCGACGTAGTGGGAGGGGGCCTGCTGGGTACCCTGATCGGGCTGCTGAGCGGTAGTTTTTTCCAGCGCCGCATAAGACTGGAGCCTGAACATACATCATGA
- a CDS encoding class I SAM-dependent methyltransferase, whose protein sequence is MDIDIDKSWFKDWFNSPYYHLLYNNRDEQEAAAFIDKLLAYLQPPAHAAMLDVACGRGRHAKYLADKGYDVTGIDLSIESINIAKKLENEHLSFFQHDMRLPFRVNYFDVVFNFFTSFGYFESQRDNDNALRTLTNALRPGGKLVLDYLNSPYVEQHLVYDEVKEKENVVFDIRREVKNHKFLKKINILDKTLMRRATFAESVNAFTRADFERMFAKQGLVITEIFGDYHFNSYDEQRSPRMVLIAQKP, encoded by the coding sequence ATGGACATAGATATAGACAAAAGCTGGTTTAAAGATTGGTTTAATTCTCCTTACTACCACCTGCTCTACAACAACCGCGACGAGCAGGAGGCTGCCGCATTTATCGATAAACTGCTGGCCTATCTCCAGCCGCCCGCTCACGCAGCTATGCTGGACGTGGCCTGTGGCAGGGGACGTCATGCCAAATACCTGGCAGACAAAGGGTATGATGTGACCGGCATAGATCTCTCCATAGAAAGCATTAACATCGCCAAGAAACTGGAAAATGAACACCTGAGCTTCTTCCAGCACGATATGCGGTTGCCTTTCCGGGTCAACTATTTCGATGTGGTGTTCAATTTCTTCACCAGCTTCGGCTACTTCGAATCACAGCGCGACAATGACAACGCCCTGCGGACACTGACCAACGCGCTGCGCCCCGGCGGAAAACTCGTGCTGGATTATCTCAACAGCCCCTACGTGGAACAACACCTGGTGTACGACGAGGTGAAAGAAAAGGAGAACGTGGTGTTTGACATCCGGCGCGAAGTGAAAAATCATAAATTCCTCAAAAAAATCAATATTCTCGATAAAACCCTCATGAGAAGGGCCACTTTCGCGGAGAGCGTGAATGCTTTCACCCGTGCGGATTTTGAGCGGATGTTCGCCAAACAGGGCCTCGTGATCACGGAAATATTCGGAGACTATCATTTTAACAGCTATGACGAGCAGCGTTCGCCGCGTATGGTCCTCATTGCTCAAAAACCTTAG
- a CDS encoding 3-hydroxyacyl-ACP dehydratase — protein sequence MFIHSDDITAYIPQRTPIVMISGILEVDGPKTRTALHIAPDNVFVENGVLMPPGLMENIAQTAAARIGYIAKQENSPVPLGFIGAVNNLEILELPPAGQTIETTTEIGGEVFNATMVTGKVMYDGRVMAQCEMKIFINPLNK from the coding sequence ATGTTCATTCATTCAGACGATATTACTGCTTACATCCCCCAGCGCACACCGATTGTCATGATCAGTGGCATCCTGGAAGTGGACGGCCCGAAAACCCGTACCGCCCTGCATATAGCACCCGATAACGTATTTGTGGAAAACGGAGTGCTCATGCCTCCGGGCCTCATGGAAAATATAGCCCAGACCGCCGCCGCACGCATCGGCTACATCGCCAAACAGGAAAACAGCCCCGTTCCGCTGGGCTTTATCGGTGCGGTGAATAACCTGGAAATATTAGAACTGCCACCCGCCGGGCAGACCATCGAAACCACCACGGAGATAGGAGGAGAAGTATTTAATGCGACCATGGTGACCGGGAAAGTGATGTACGACGGCAGAGTGATGGCACAATGTGAAATGAAAATTTTCATCAACCCCCTTAATAAATAA
- a CDS encoding acyl carrier protein, whose amino-acid sequence MDIKEIITVTNKFLVEEFEANPTDIKPEANLKSTLDLDSLDYIDMVVVIEDNFGFKVKPEDFQSIVTFQDFYDYVTARVQQKELV is encoded by the coding sequence ATGGATATCAAGGAAATAATAACTGTTACGAACAAGTTTCTGGTGGAGGAGTTTGAAGCGAACCCCACGGACATTAAACCTGAAGCTAACCTCAAATCTACGCTGGATCTCGACAGCCTGGATTATATTGACATGGTGGTGGTGATAGAAGATAATTTCGGTTTTAAAGTAAAACCGGAAGACTTCCAGTCTATCGTTACCTTCCAGGATTTCTACGATTATGTAACGGCTCGTGTTCAACAAAAAGAACTGGTATAA
- a CDS encoding hemolysin family protein gives MEVVVIILILILVNGIFAMSETALVSARKSRLEQQANKGDEKAKAALKLANHPDTFLSTVQIGLTLIGILIGIYSGGTMKDEVMAWLNQFPAVAAYSSILSTVIVVIVITYFLLVLGELVPKRLGAARPEGIAKRMAKPMQVVSWLTFPFIWLLTASTNVLVKIFNLHPEGAHVTEEEIKAIISEGTTSGAIEETEQEIIERVFHLGDRNITSLMTYRNDITWLDINEPPAAYQEKIHESLHNVYPVCEGQIDSIKGIVSIKDLYAVSGKSTPLAQIIRKPLFVPENNTAYQVLEKFKETHVHAAFIVDEYGTFLGMITLNDILEAIVGDMPETEETDDYEMVIRDDGSWLVDAQIPFYDFLAEFDKEDWMTEFEQDFDTLAGFILHHLEHIPKTGEKFLWRGFEFEIVDMDAHRIDKVLVTPPAPTEEE, from the coding sequence ATGGAAGTCGTCGTCATTATCCTCATCCTTATTTTAGTTAACGGCATTTTCGCAATGTCGGAAACGGCGTTGGTCTCGGCCCGCAAGAGCCGACTGGAACAACAAGCCAATAAAGGGGATGAAAAAGCAAAGGCCGCACTGAAGCTGGCCAACCATCCGGACACCTTTCTTTCTACCGTTCAGATCGGGCTCACGCTCATCGGTATCCTGATCGGTATCTATTCCGGTGGCACTATGAAAGACGAGGTAATGGCCTGGCTCAACCAGTTTCCCGCAGTAGCCGCCTATAGCAGCATTCTCTCCACCGTTATCGTCGTTATCGTTATCACTTACTTTTTACTGGTACTGGGAGAACTGGTGCCTAAAAGACTGGGCGCCGCCCGGCCCGAAGGTATCGCCAAAAGAATGGCCAAACCCATGCAGGTCGTTTCCTGGCTCACCTTCCCCTTCATCTGGCTGTTAACCGCCTCCACCAACGTGTTGGTAAAGATCTTCAACCTGCATCCGGAAGGAGCGCATGTGACAGAAGAAGAAATCAAAGCGATCATCAGCGAAGGCACTACCTCCGGCGCTATTGAAGAAACCGAACAGGAAATCATTGAGCGGGTATTCCACCTGGGCGACCGTAACATCACCTCGCTGATGACCTACCGTAACGATATCACCTGGCTGGACATCAACGAACCACCGGCCGCGTACCAGGAGAAAATTCATGAGAGCCTGCACAACGTATACCCGGTATGCGAAGGGCAGATAGACAGCATCAAAGGCATCGTGTCCATCAAAGACCTGTATGCCGTAAGCGGCAAATCCACGCCGCTGGCGCAGATTATCCGTAAACCGCTGTTCGTTCCTGAAAACAATACCGCCTACCAGGTGCTGGAGAAATTTAAGGAAACACACGTGCACGCCGCGTTTATCGTAGATGAATATGGCACGTTTCTGGGTATGATCACGCTCAACGATATTCTCGAAGCCATCGTGGGCGACATGCCGGAAACGGAAGAAACAGACGATTATGAAATGGTGATCCGCGACGACGGCTCCTGGCTGGTAGACGCACAGATACCGTTTTATGATTTCCTGGCAGAATTTGATAAGGAAGACTGGATGACGGAATTTGAGCAGGACTTTGATACCCTGGCCGGATTTATCCTGCACCACCTGGAACATATTCCCAAAACAGGAGAGAAGTTCCTCTGGCGCGGTTTTGAATTCGAGATAGTGGATATGGACGCTCACCGCATAGATAAAGTGCTGGTGACGCCGCCTGCGCCAACTGAAGAAGAGTAA
- a CDS encoding beta-ketoacyl-[acyl-carrier-protein] synthase family protein: protein MNRVVITGMGIYSCIGKDMQEVRDSLYKGKSGIVLDQERKAFGYRSGLTGYLERPELKGLLDRRARLMMPEQAEFAYMATREALAQAGMDQDYIDQTPVGLLYGNDSSAKPVVEANDIMREKKDTMLVGSGSVFQTMNSTVNMNLATIFKLRGVNFTVSAACASGSHAIGLGYMFIRNGMQDAVICGGAQEVNVYAMGNFDAIAAFSVRENDPTRASRPFDRDRDGLVPSGGAATVILESLESAQRRGATILGEVMGYGFSSNGSHISNPTVDGPVRSLQIALQDAGLKAADIGYINAHATSTPAGDASEASAIYQVFGASNPYVSSTKSMTGHECWMAGASEIVYSMLMMQNDFIAPNINLENPDGDAAKLNIATKTIDKKFNIFLSNSFGFGGTNSSLIVRKWTGI from the coding sequence ATGAACCGAGTCGTGATCACTGGAATGGGAATCTACTCCTGCATTGGTAAAGATATGCAGGAGGTAAGGGATTCATTGTATAAGGGCAAATCCGGTATTGTACTGGACCAGGAGCGTAAGGCATTCGGCTACCGTTCCGGCCTGACCGGCTACCTGGAGCGCCCTGAACTGAAAGGGCTGCTGGACCGCCGCGCCAGGCTGATGATGCCCGAACAGGCAGAATTTGCGTATATGGCCACCCGTGAGGCACTTGCCCAGGCGGGAATGGACCAGGACTATATCGACCAAACCCCGGTGGGCCTGTTGTACGGCAACGACAGCTCGGCCAAACCGGTAGTGGAGGCGAATGATATCATGCGCGAGAAGAAAGACACCATGCTGGTAGGTTCCGGCTCGGTGTTCCAGACCATGAACTCCACCGTGAACATGAACCTGGCTACTATTTTTAAGCTGCGGGGCGTTAACTTCACCGTGAGCGCAGCCTGCGCCAGCGGTTCCCATGCTATCGGCCTCGGCTATATGTTTATCCGCAACGGCATGCAGGACGCGGTAATCTGTGGCGGCGCACAGGAAGTGAATGTGTACGCCATGGGTAATTTCGACGCCATCGCCGCGTTCTCCGTCCGCGAAAACGACCCCACCCGTGCTTCCCGGCCTTTCGACCGCGACCGCGACGGCCTGGTGCCCAGCGGCGGCGCCGCTACCGTGATCCTGGAAAGCCTGGAATCCGCCCAGCGCAGAGGCGCTACCATCCTCGGCGAAGTAATGGGCTACGGGTTCTCCTCCAATGGCAGCCATATCTCCAACCCCACTGTGGACGGACCCGTGCGTTCCCTGCAAATCGCCCTGCAGGATGCCGGCCTGAAAGCAGCCGATATCGGTTATATCAACGCGCACGCAACGTCCACTCCGGCCGGAGACGCCAGTGAGGCCAGCGCCATCTACCAGGTGTTTGGCGCCTCCAATCCCTACGTCAGCTCCACCAAATCCATGACAGGCCATGAATGCTGGATGGCCGGCGCCAGCGAAATTGTTTACTCCATGCTGATGATGCAAAACGATTTTATCGCCCCCAACATCAATCTGGAAAACCCGGACGGGGATGCGGCCAAACTGAATATCGCTACTAAGACAATTGATAAAAAATTTAATATATTTTTGTCCAACTCTTTCGGCTTTGGAGGTACCAACTCGTCCCTCATTGTCAGGAAATGGACCGGAATATAG
- a CDS encoding HAL/PAL/TAL family ammonia-lyase, translated as MVVLGSKSLTLDEVYRVLYAGEELSLEAAALQQVEASFLFLKKFSAKKLIYGINTGFGPMAQYRISDSDTFQLQYNLIRSHSTGAGKPLSPVITKALMIARLSSFMQAHSGIHPEVAILLKDLINKNVYPCVFEHGGVGASGDLVQLAHLALVLIGEGEVWYEDKMQPTAEVFARLGLKPIGIHVREGLAIINGTSAMTGAGLVNLIQARQLLGWAVTLSAMINEIVEAFDDHLSAELNAVKMHVGQNTVAAKMREVLQGSKMVRHRPDHLYKELEEEIFKDKVQEYYSLRCVPQILGPVYDTLIQAEKVVIHELNSVSDNPVVDHELENVFHGGNFHGDYISLEMDKLKIATTRLSMLAERQLNYLLNEKLNHKFPPFMNLGKLGFNFGMQGAQFTATSTVAENQTLSFPMYVHSIPNNNDNQDIVSMGCNSALMANKVIANTFEVLAIHTLTIMQAVDYLQCQDRLAGFSHKVYQEVRAIYPKFIEDSPMYKDLGKIKEYLLCNEPVKMF; from the coding sequence ATGGTTGTATTAGGAAGTAAGTCGCTGACCCTCGATGAGGTGTACAGAGTGCTTTACGCCGGCGAAGAGCTGAGCCTGGAAGCAGCGGCATTACAGCAGGTGGAAGCCAGCTTTTTGTTTCTGAAAAAATTTTCTGCCAAAAAGCTGATTTATGGTATCAACACTGGTTTTGGTCCGATGGCCCAATATCGCATCAGCGACAGCGATACTTTTCAGCTGCAATATAACCTGATCCGCAGTCACAGCACCGGCGCCGGCAAACCGCTTTCCCCGGTGATCACCAAAGCGCTGATGATTGCGCGTTTGAGCAGCTTCATGCAGGCGCATTCCGGTATTCATCCGGAGGTGGCTATCCTGCTGAAAGACCTCATCAACAAAAACGTATACCCCTGTGTGTTTGAACATGGCGGCGTAGGCGCCAGCGGCGACCTCGTACAGCTGGCCCACCTGGCGCTGGTACTGATCGGCGAAGGAGAAGTGTGGTATGAAGATAAAATGCAACCTACCGCGGAAGTCTTTGCCCGCCTCGGTTTGAAACCCATCGGCATTCATGTGCGCGAAGGGCTGGCCATCATCAACGGCACTTCCGCCATGACCGGCGCAGGCCTGGTAAACCTGATACAGGCCCGGCAGCTGCTCGGATGGGCGGTAACCCTCTCGGCCATGATCAACGAAATCGTGGAAGCGTTCGACGACCACCTGTCTGCCGAACTGAACGCCGTGAAAATGCACGTAGGCCAGAACACCGTAGCAGCTAAAATGCGGGAGGTGCTGCAGGGCAGCAAAATGGTAAGGCACCGTCCGGACCACCTCTACAAAGAACTGGAAGAAGAAATCTTTAAAGATAAAGTACAGGAATACTATTCCCTGCGTTGCGTGCCCCAGATCCTGGGCCCTGTGTATGATACCCTCATACAGGCAGAGAAAGTAGTGATACACGAACTTAATTCCGTGAGCGATAACCCGGTGGTGGACCACGAGCTGGAAAACGTGTTCCATGGCGGCAACTTCCACGGCGATTACATCTCCCTGGAGATGGACAAGCTGAAGATAGCCACCACCCGTTTGTCTATGCTGGCAGAGCGGCAGCTCAACTACCTGCTGAACGAGAAGCTGAACCACAAGTTCCCGCCGTTTATGAACCTTGGCAAACTGGGCTTCAACTTCGGCATGCAGGGCGCACAGTTCACTGCTACCTCTACCGTGGCGGAAAACCAGACGCTGTCCTTCCCGATGTATGTGCACAGCATTCCGAATAACAACGATAACCAGGACATTGTGAGCATGGGCTGTAACTCCGCGCTGATGGCCAATAAGGTGATCGCCAATACCTTTGAGGTACTGGCTATCCACACGCTGACCATCATGCAGGCGGTGGATTACCTGCAGTGCCAGGACAGGCTGGCAGGCTTCTCCCATAAGGTGTACCAGGAAGTAAGAGCAATTTATCCTAAATTTATTGAGGACAGTCCGATGTACAAGGACCTCGGCAAGATTAAGGAGTACCTGTTGTGTAATGAGCCGGTAAAAATGTTCTGA
- a CDS encoding LpxL/LpxP family acyltransferase encodes MRFVAFYYFLFSWSSSKPIYQYFHTKIGYGRWKSLRSLYRNYYIFGQTLIDKIVVMADMANKFTFDFDGEHHLRGMVAGGRGGIMLSAHLGNWEVAGHLFKRLQTRINIVMFDGEHQRIKEYLSSVTGDRNVNIIVIKDDLSHIYAINEALSNQELVCMHADRFLPGNKTVTAPLLGHDARFPMGPFLLAATFRVPVCVVFAFKETATHYHFYATEPRTYHGRRQQGIETAVADFTVLLEEKIHRYPEQWFNYYDFWE; translated from the coding sequence TTGAGATTTGTCGCTTTTTATTACTTTTTATTTTCCTGGAGCTCTTCCAAACCCATCTATCAATACTTTCATACCAAAATAGGCTATGGCAGGTGGAAGTCCTTACGCAGCCTGTACCGTAACTATTACATATTCGGTCAGACGCTGATCGACAAGATCGTCGTGATGGCGGATATGGCCAACAAGTTTACCTTCGATTTTGACGGTGAACATCACCTGCGCGGGATGGTGGCCGGAGGGCGCGGCGGTATTATGCTGAGCGCCCACCTGGGCAACTGGGAAGTGGCCGGACACCTGTTTAAACGGCTGCAGACCCGTATCAATATTGTCATGTTCGATGGGGAGCACCAGCGTATCAAGGAATACCTGTCTTCCGTGACCGGAGACCGGAATGTGAACATCATCGTGATCAAGGACGACCTGTCGCATATCTACGCCATCAACGAAGCCCTGAGCAACCAGGAGCTGGTATGTATGCACGCAGACCGTTTCCTGCCGGGCAATAAAACAGTGACGGCCCCGCTGCTGGGCCATGATGCCCGCTTCCCTATGGGCCCTTTCCTGCTGGCCGCCACTTTCCGGGTACCCGTGTGCGTGGTGTTTGCTTTCAAGGAAACGGCCACCCATTATCATTTTTATGCAACGGAGCCACGCACCTACCATGGCCGCCGTCAGCAGGGTATCGAAACAGCCGTGGCAGACTTCACGGTTTTACTGGAGGAAAAAATCCACCGTTACCCGGAACAATGGTTCAACTATTATGATTTTTGGGAATAA
- the fabG gene encoding 3-oxoacyl-ACP reductase FabG, translating into MKSALITGGSRGIGRAVCIKMAELGYHVLINYKGNEAAAQDTLEAVKAKGSSGELLQFNVGDAAEVQTVLGGWIEQNKDQHHIEVLVNNAGVREDSLMFWMAEAQWNNVLNISLNGFYHVTKQVLNAMLLKRYGRIINMVSLSGIKGLPGQTNYSAAKAGVIGATKALAQEVAKRGVTVNAIAPGFIKTDMTAELNEKELAAQVPMNRFGTPEEVAEAVAFLSSKAAGYITGEVLNINGGLHT; encoded by the coding sequence ATGAAGAGTGCCTTGATTACAGGAGGCTCCCGCGGTATAGGCAGGGCAGTATGTATTAAAATGGCAGAATTGGGATATCATGTCCTGATCAATTATAAAGGCAATGAAGCCGCCGCACAGGACACCCTGGAGGCGGTGAAGGCCAAAGGCAGCAGTGGCGAACTGTTGCAGTTCAATGTGGGAGATGCCGCCGAAGTGCAGACCGTACTGGGCGGATGGATAGAGCAAAACAAAGACCAGCATCACATTGAAGTACTGGTGAACAATGCAGGCGTCCGGGAAGACTCCCTGATGTTCTGGATGGCCGAAGCACAATGGAATAATGTATTGAATATCAGCCTGAACGGCTTCTATCACGTCACCAAACAGGTGCTGAATGCGATGCTGTTGAAGCGTTATGGCCGTATTATCAACATGGTGTCACTCTCCGGTATTAAAGGGCTTCCGGGGCAAACCAACTACTCCGCCGCCAAGGCAGGTGTGATTGGCGCTACCAAAGCGCTGGCGCAGGAAGTGGCCAAAAGGGGCGTTACCGTGAATGCCATTGCGCCCGGCTTTATCAAAACAGATATGACCGCTGAGCTGAACGAAAAGGAGCTGGCCGCACAGGTGCCCATGAACCGCTTCGGCACCCCCGAAGAGGTGGCGGAAGCCGTAGCCTTCCTGTCGTCCAAAGCCGCCGGTTACATCACAGGAGAGGTGCTCAACATCAACGGCGGTCTCCATACTTAA
- a CDS encoding ZIP family metal transporter, with product MNWTYLILILLATLAGGVIPMTIRRINANFTIYLLAFTGAFLFGVTIMHLLPEVYHELGHSAGIYVVLGFFLQVFLQQLSHGMEHGHTHLPGEHHHHIAVTPLLLGLSIHAFMEGIPLGFQYEDQSALPSLIIGVAAHKVPEALTLITVMIHAHKSKTQLWQILTAFAVVTPLAAMLAWWMGNRFDIVSHYLLYVVALVIGAFLHISTTIFYESGTKHHELSGKKVLAIATGLVLAFLTLIFE from the coding sequence ATGAACTGGACATATCTGATACTCATACTGTTGGCTACGCTCGCCGGTGGGGTTATTCCCATGACGATCAGGCGTATCAACGCCAATTTTACCATTTACCTGCTGGCTTTCACCGGGGCTTTCCTCTTTGGTGTGACCATTATGCACCTGCTGCCGGAAGTGTACCATGAACTGGGCCATAGCGCAGGTATTTACGTGGTACTGGGCTTCTTCCTGCAGGTGTTCCTGCAACAGCTGTCGCACGGTATGGAACACGGGCACACCCACTTACCGGGCGAGCACCATCACCATATTGCCGTAACGCCGCTGCTGCTGGGACTCTCTATCCATGCTTTTATGGAAGGCATCCCGCTGGGCTTTCAATACGAAGACCAGTCGGCGCTCCCCTCCCTGATCATCGGGGTGGCCGCCCATAAGGTACCGGAAGCGCTGACGCTGATCACCGTCATGATCCACGCCCATAAATCAAAAACACAACTCTGGCAGATACTCACCGCCTTCGCCGTGGTAACGCCGCTGGCAGCCATGCTGGCCTGGTGGATGGGTAACCGCTTCGATATCGTATCCCACTATTTACTGTACGTGGTGGCATTGGTGATAGGTGCATTCCTGCACATTTCCACGACCATTTTTTATGAAAGTGGTACCAAACACCATGAACTGAGTGGTAAAAAAGTACTGGCCATCGCAACAGGGCTGGTACTGGCATTTCTTACGTTGATATTTGAATAA
- a CDS encoding acyl-CoA thioesterase yields the protein MDAITECTEFPVKFNEVDSLSIVWHGHYVRYFEDGREAFGEKYALRYLDIFNAGFTAPVVNIQCDYKRPLRYGDRVKVETTFVDDLAAKIRFEYVLSNPATGEIIAKGSSVQVFLDKETELLQLTTPAFFSDWKKRYLYNHL from the coding sequence ATGGACGCCATAACCGAATGCACCGAATTTCCGGTGAAGTTTAATGAAGTGGATTCACTGAGCATAGTCTGGCATGGCCACTATGTGCGGTATTTTGAAGACGGGAGAGAGGCTTTCGGTGAAAAGTATGCTTTACGTTACCTGGATATTTTTAATGCCGGATTTACAGCGCCGGTGGTGAATATACAGTGCGACTATAAACGTCCGTTGCGTTATGGCGACCGTGTAAAGGTGGAAACTACCTTCGTGGACGACCTCGCGGCAAAGATCAGATTTGAGTACGTGCTTTCCAATCCCGCTACCGGTGAAATCATCGCCAAAGGCTCCTCCGTGCAGGTTTTCCTGGACAAAGAGACCGAGCTGCTGCAGCTGACCACCCCGGCATTCTTCAGCGATTGGAAAAAAAGATACTTGTATAACCACCTATAG